In one window of Aphidius gifuensis isolate YNYX2018 linkage group LG4, ASM1490517v1, whole genome shotgun sequence DNA:
- the LOC122855717 gene encoding ankycorbin isoform X3 encodes MHACQQADRSRVLRLLKEQEETICYRDRTLRSALHYCMDAGTAGAVASTAPELVNSSDNEGHTPLHLAVIAGDTQLVAVLLANGADVNAKDLEGHSVLHWATVCGEAECVRLVLASGARPSTPDLRGGSPLHYAAQCCGAAVTAELSVPKKIGLKVLQTLLEFNADVNAKDEDGRQPILWAASAGSVEAVLALVRAGGAAAAGATDKDGLTALHCAASRGHARCVEALVNLCGSQPDHVDDNGCSALHYAATLGHADATALLLRLGADPNRQDRKGRTPALCAAAKGQLETLKMLAQHGGSLNARTIRGTGVAHEAVLSGRIELLKWLARKKPSTLDVSTNDGRMPLHVAALHGHLDACKILLDNDARINAIFKTNKGGTMTPLDAALYRGHRDCAKLIQMHGGTTSQHLRNCQTAPNRVFAAKLRIKKNASESSTTSECDFNHHRCHNADVYIEEHWIEKRTRRRNTKKNKNNRSYSEEKICHLKSSKRERERRAKSESARYKINLNNEKPCKKKYSRHEYSESTSSLSSSSSSSSASSSNDLDDESSDNDDDDDDKEKKKKHSNKEKHSSLSDDSLEVVVVKKLLEKKMEKVEYSDRKSKTPRELSRETITECEKNKKSTKKNDKLNKKKKRDNSDKKNSNNEKTNDDNIDNKKELKKKKLTKDTTDSTSQEAGERVTVTAMIHKDQSPDRPIENTAADNVDQQLTKSEMDDILEKADNMQNSLMNKAADLRKDVKDIRSQRTKEIHADDDKNIDDKSLSSSKTEDSSSLDDVTTENSTESSQSNDSQLKKNQNQNDDRTLEHQDDEKIEEIIREETPMPLEDNKKSIETSKTTSTSNSTPDKLTNENSSKHSKSSSSEKENSQIKNDSTSESETLISKNENLENIVDDNLEKKLESTESLKNDEIKNETSSELEKIDKEKNFDDKPLDVNHNENSSSEKSSKNSHSSRPSTGKTPRKHDEEKKPKKSTSKSSLFDENCENEQSSNQSAIIAVIQSPEWDDEDEQVAKEISDVVGDNAEPDTDPDDDEDDSLGVVRVLPSTSDEGSPSTPPKSTKNQTPAQADRRLIGSPVTFRPRRKQRKDSTGGGGGGGRDSGIEPSPRVSKIPKRNIKCYPNTKKQQALNMETITRDVSINLRRYHLERKIFFQLMELKRLQIRHGQTNENVLVKRQVEAFHKAGMAGPALGVARYDQPLTFKNFEGFLYEQLRRLQRRPPSPDWCTDAKQCTLKTHRCHHATSAYTSVPIYTYLGGGDHERGEGTFFPKIETRARGQMTVEFTKGDEKQIISLPAEKLDRTKRYYVAFTVRGDENNQDDIKTPRNNAQRNLKSV; translated from the exons ATGCATGCTTGTCAACAAGCAGATAGATCAAGAGTATTACGTTTATTAAAAGAACAAGAAGAAACAATTTGTTATCGTGATAGAACATTGAGAAGTGCATTACATTATTGTATGGATGCTGGTACAGCTGGTGCTGTTGCATCAACAGCACCTGAACTTGTTAATTCATCAGATAATGAAGGGCATACACCACTTCATCTTGCTGTTATTGCTGGTGATACACAATTAGTTGCTGTACTACTTGCAAATGGTGCTGATGTCAATGCCAAGGATCTTGAGGGACACAGTGTTCTTCATTGGGCAActg tttgTGGTGAAGCTGAATGTGTAAGACTAGTTCTTGCATCTGGTGCAAGACCATCAACACCAGATTTACGTGGTGGTTCACCACTTCATTATGCTGCACAATGTTGTGGTGCTGCTGTTACTGCTGAACTTTCAGTAcctaaaaaaattggtttaaaAGTATTACAAACACTTTTAGAATTTAATGCTGATGTTAATGCTAAAGATGAAGATGGAAGACAGCCAATATTATGGGCAGCAAGTGCAGGAAGTGTTGAGGCTGTACTTGCACTTGTaag GGCTGGTGGAGCAGCAGCTGCTGGTGCAACTGATAAAGATGGTTTAACAGCTCTTCATTGTGCTGCATCACGTGGACATGCAAGATGTGTTGAAGCATTAGTTAATTTATGTGGTTCACAGCCAGatcatgttgatgataatggcTGTTCAGCATTACATTATGCTGCAACACTTGGACATGCTGATGCAACAGCATTATTATTGAGACTTGGTGCTGATCCAAATAGACAAGATCGAAAAGGCAGAAC ACCAGCACTTTGTGCTGCAGCAAAAGGACAATTGGAAACATTAAAAATGCTTGCCCAACATGGTGGTTCACTTAATGCAAGAACAATACGTGGTACTGGTGTTGCACATGAAGCTGTATTATCTGGACGTATTGAATTACTTAAATGGCTTGCACGTAAAAAACCAAGTACACTTGATGTATCAACAAATGATGGAAGAATGCCACTTCATGTTGCAGCATTACATGGTCATTTAGATGCTTGTAAAATATTACTTGATAATGATGCTAgaataaatgcaatatttaaaacaaataaaggTGGTACAATGACACCATTAGATGCAGCACTTTATCGTGGTCATCGTGATTGTGCTAAACTTATACAAATGCATGGTGGTACAACTTCACAACATCTTCGTAATTGTCAAACAGCACCTAATCGag ttTTTGCAGCTAAattgagaattaaaaaaaatgcaagtgAATCAAGTACAACAAGTGAGTGTGATTTCAATCATCATCGTTGTCACAATGCTGATGTTTATATTGAAGAACATTGGATTgaaaaaagaacaagaagaagaaatacaaaaaaaaataaaaataatcgtaGTTAtagtgaagaaaaaatatgtcatttaaaatcatcaaaacgTGAACGTGAAAGACGAGCTAAAAGTGAATCAGCAaggtataaaattaatttaaataatgaaaaaccatgtaaaaaaaaatattcaaggcaTGAATACAGTGAATCAACATCTTCATTgtcatcctcatcatcatcatcatcagcgtCATCTTCAAATGATTTGGATGATGAAAGCTcagacaatgatgatgatgatgatgataaagaaaaaaaaaaaaaacattccaaCAAAGAAAAACATAGTAGTTTAAGTGATGATAGCCTTgaagttgttgttgtaaaaaaattattagaaaaaaaaatggaaaaagtaGAATATTCAGatagaaaatcaaaaacacCAAGAGAATTATCACGTGAAACAATAAcagaatgtgaaaaaaataaaaaaagtacaaaaaaaaatgataagttaaataaaaaaaaaaaaagagataatagtgataaaaaaaattcaaataatgaaaaaacaaatgatgataatattgataataaaaaagaattgaaaaaaaaaaaattaacaaaagataCAACTGATAGTACGAGTCAAGAAGCTGGTGAAAGAGTAACAGTTACAGCAATGATTCATAAAGATCAATCACCAGATAGACCAATTGAAAATACAGCAGCTGATAATGTTGATCAACAATTAACAAAATCTGAGATGGATGATATTCTTGAAAAAGCTGATAATATGCAAAATTCATTGATGAATAAAGCTGCAGATTTACGAAAAGATGTTAAAGATATTCGTAGTCAAAGAACAAAAGAAATTCATgcagatgatgataaaaatattgatgataaatcattgtcAAGTAGTAAAACAGAAGATTCAAGTAGTCTTGATGATGTTACGACTGAAAATAGCACTGAATCATCTCAATCAAATGattcacaattaaaaaaaaatcaaaatcaaaatgaCGATAGAACTTTAGAGCatcaagatgatgaaaaaatagaagaaataaTTAGAGAAGAAACTCCAATGCCTTtggaagataataaaaaatcaattgaaacatCAAAAACCACGTCAACTTCAAATTCTACTCCTGATAAATtgacaaatgaaaattcttcAAAGCATAGTAAATCAAGTTCtagtgaaaaagaaaattctcaaattaaaaatgacagTACATCAGAAAGTGAAAcattaatatctaaaaatgaaaatctagAAAATATCGTAGatgataatttagaaaaaaaattagaatctACTGAGAGTttgaaaaatgatgaaataaaaaatgaaacttcaagtgaattagaaaaaatagataaagaaaaaaattttgatgataaaccaTTGGATGTTAATCACAATGAAAATTCAAGCTcagaaaaatcatcaaaaaattcacataGTTCAAGGCCATCAACTGGTAAAACACCAAGAAAacatgatgaagaaaaaaagccaaaaaaatcaacatcaaaaagtagtttatttgatgaaaattgtgaaaatGAACAGTCATCAAATCAGAGTGCTATTATTGCTGTTATTCAAAGTCCAGAATGGGATGACGAAGATGAAcaagttgccaaagaaataagTGATGTTGTTGGTGATAATGCTGAGCCTGATACTGatcctgatgatgatgaagatgatagTCTTGGAGTTGTCAGAGTGCTACCATCTACCAGTGATGAAGGTAGTCCAAGTACTCCaccaaaatcaacaaaaaatcaaacacCAGCTCAg gCTGATAGACGATTGATTGGAAGTCCAGTTACTTTTAGACCACGTAGAAAACAAAGAAAAGACAGtactggtggtggtggtggtggtggacgTGATAGTGGTATTGAACCAAGTCCACGTGTATCAAAAATtccaaaaagaaatataaaatgttatccaaatactaaaaaacaacaagCATTAAATATGGAAACAATAACTCGTGatgtatcaattaatttacgtCGTTATCatcttgaaagaaaaatattttttcaattaatggaATTAAAACGTTTACAAATACGTCATGgtcaaacaaatgaaaatgttCTTGTCAAAAGACAA gtTGAAGCATTTCACAAAGCTGGAATGGCTGGACCAGCTCTTGGTGTTGCACGATATGATCAACCTCTAACATTCAa aaATTTCGAAGGATTTCTTTATGAACAATTACGTCGTCTTCAAAGACGACCACCATCACCAGATTGGTGTACAGATGCTAAACAATGCACACTTAAAACACATCGTTGTCATCATGCCACAAGTGCATACACATCAGTACCAATTTATACATATC TAGGTGGAGGAGATCATGAACGAGGTGAAGGTacattttttccaaaaattgaAACTCGAGCAAGGGGTCAAATGACg gttgaatttacaaaaggtgatgaaaaacaaataatatcattacCAGCTGAAAAATTGGATCGCACAAAACGTTATTATGTTGCATTCACAGTAAGAGGcgatgaaaataatcaagatgatATTAAAACTCCACGAAATAACGcacaaagaaatttaaaaagtgtataa